From Hyla sarda isolate aHylSar1 chromosome 5, aHylSar1.hap1, whole genome shotgun sequence, a single genomic window includes:
- the SOSTDC1 gene encoding sclerostin domain-containing protein 1, with the protein MIVSRLQCCFLYLLCVLFRSCQSFKNDATEILYSHVDKHIGDNANSSAINQARNGGRHPANSAMDRTSHHQVGCRELRSTKYISDGQCTSLRPLKELVCAGECLPLPILPNWIGGGYGLKYWSRRSTQEWRCVNDKMRTQRIQLQCADGTTRTYKVTVVTSCKCKRYTRQHNESNHNYEGVSPLKPAHAHQHHHSHNNRDKKRLSKISKFISS; encoded by the exons ATGATTGTCTCCAGGCTGCAGTGCTGCTTTTTGTACTTGTTGTGCGTCCTGTTTAGGAGCTGCCAGTCCTTTAAGAACGATGCCACCGAGATCCTGTACTCCCATGTGGATAAACATATAGGGGACAACGCCAACAGCAGCGCCATCAACCAAGCCAGGAACGGGGGACGGCACCCCGCCAACTCTGCCATGGACAGGACAA GTCACCATCAAGTTGGATGTCGAGAACTGAGATCCACCAAGTACATATCAGACGGCCAGTGCACCAGCCTAAGACCCTTGAAGGAGTTGGTCTGTGCCGGAGAATGTCTTCCACTCCCCATTCTTCCAAACTGGATTGGAGGAGGTTATGGCCTAAAATACTGGAGTCGTCGGAGCACCCAGGAATGGAGATGTGTCAATGACAAGATGCGCACTCAACGGATTCAGCTCCAATGTGCAGATGGCACCACCAGAACCTACAAAGTCACTGTGGTCACCTCCTGCAAGTGCAAGAGATACACCAGGCAACACAACGAGTCCAACCACAACTACGAAGGGGTGTCTCCACTGAAACCCGCTCATGCCCACCAACACCATCACTCCCACAACAACCGAGATAAGAAAAGACTAAGTAAGATCAGCAAATTCATATCCAGCTAG